In a genomic window of Alteromonas gilva:
- a CDS encoding tetratricopeptide repeat-containing sulfotransferase family protein, whose amino-acid sequence MTTQDFQQQINAIKRAVQGSQLSQATAMVEQLKARSLVAAQRVEVLYLAAVINRLSGSHAAAISELNELLALRPDHGRAFQELAYNHQATGDAQQAASAFYRATHYNPALLASWKQLLAIYRQHNDAAAEQLASQQIDYLQGLPPPVLGAYDLMYEKQLGAAEQVCRQFLQQNKHHPEAMLLLAELGIQHKVYHDAEFLLESCVELYPDNLRAVISYLSLLAKLGKHQKVVTISDKQLSRFTDNLQIMMARANALLGLNQTAQAVDMFNALLASDADRPAVWLALGHAYKTTGDTDKATHAYLQAAHYHPQFGDAYWSLANMKSYRFDDQSLAEMVTIAQQPSISIEDNIHLCFALGKGFEDSQDYEKSFAYYSKGNHLKLHSVQYDIRRAEQAIEAQMKACQPELFSAKSGGFPAPDPIFIVGMPRAGSTLLEQILASHSDIDGTMELHNILSLASSVSGQKKPYPFCLADLSTEQCYQLGKQYIEQTRYYRGTGSFFIDKMPNNFMHIGFIKRILPNAKIIDARRDPIDCCFSNFKQLFGEGQEFSYGLDEVARYYKAYIKLMDHWESVLSGEVLRVQHEDVLDDLEGQVKRMLDYLGVPFEPGCLNFHQTERLIKTPSAEQVRQPINRQGQGRWQPYQAQLAPLLKHFDNA is encoded by the coding sequence ATGACGACACAGGATTTCCAGCAACAAATTAATGCGATAAAACGCGCCGTGCAGGGCTCTCAGTTGAGCCAGGCAACCGCGATGGTTGAGCAACTCAAGGCACGGTCGCTGGTGGCAGCGCAACGCGTTGAAGTACTCTATTTAGCCGCCGTTATTAATCGCCTCAGTGGTAGTCATGCAGCGGCGATTTCCGAGCTCAACGAATTACTTGCTTTGCGTCCTGATCACGGCCGCGCTTTTCAGGAGCTGGCATATAACCATCAGGCGACTGGCGATGCTCAACAGGCCGCCAGCGCGTTCTACCGGGCAACGCACTATAACCCGGCGTTACTGGCCAGCTGGAAGCAGCTACTGGCCATTTACCGCCAGCATAACGATGCTGCGGCTGAGCAGTTGGCCAGTCAGCAGATTGACTATTTGCAAGGCTTACCGCCACCAGTGCTTGGCGCTTATGATCTGATGTACGAAAAACAGCTGGGCGCAGCTGAGCAGGTATGCCGGCAGTTTTTACAGCAAAACAAGCACCACCCTGAAGCCATGCTGCTGTTAGCCGAACTGGGTATACAGCACAAGGTGTACCACGACGCCGAGTTCCTCCTCGAGAGCTGCGTTGAGCTGTATCCGGATAACCTGCGCGCAGTGATCAGTTACTTAAGTTTGCTCGCCAAGCTGGGTAAACATCAAAAAGTGGTCACAATCAGCGACAAGCAACTGAGTCGTTTTACTGACAATCTGCAAATCATGATGGCCAGGGCCAATGCACTGCTGGGATTAAATCAAACCGCACAGGCTGTCGATATGTTTAACGCCTTACTGGCCAGTGATGCCGATCGCCCGGCCGTATGGCTGGCTCTGGGGCATGCCTATAAAACCACCGGCGATACCGATAAAGCGACCCATGCCTATTTGCAGGCCGCGCATTATCATCCGCAATTTGGCGATGCTTACTGGAGTCTGGCCAATATGAAGTCTTATCGGTTTGACGACCAGTCCCTAGCTGAAATGGTCACTATTGCGCAGCAACCCTCAATCAGCATTGAGGACAACATCCACTTATGTTTTGCCCTTGGTAAAGGCTTTGAAGACAGCCAGGACTACGAAAAATCCTTTGCCTACTACAGCAAAGGCAATCATCTGAAATTACATTCGGTGCAGTATGATATTCGCCGCGCTGAGCAGGCGATTGAGGCACAAATGAAAGCCTGTCAGCCTGAGCTGTTCAGCGCGAAAAGCGGTGGCTTTCCGGCCCCCGATCCCATTTTCATCGTGGGTATGCCCCGTGCCGGCTCCACCCTGTTAGAACAAATACTGGCGTCACACAGTGATATTGACGGCACGATGGAGCTGCATAATATTCTCAGCCTGGCCTCGTCGGTGAGTGGCCAAAAGAAGCCGTATCCGTTTTGTTTAGCCGATCTTAGCACTGAGCAGTGTTATCAGTTGGGTAAGCAATATATTGAACAAACCCGTTACTACCGGGGTACCGGGTCGTTTTTTATCGATAAAATGCCCAATAACTTTATGCACATCGGCTTTATTAAACGTATTTTACCCAATGCGAAAATTATTGATGCACGGCGCGACCCCATCGATTGCTGCTTTAGTAACTTTAAACAGTTATTTGGCGAAGGGCAGGAGTTCTCTTATGGCCTCGATGAAGTCGCACGGTATTACAAAGCCTATATAAAACTGATGGACCATTGGGAAAGCGTGTTATCCGGTGAGGTATTGCGGGTTCAGCACGAGGATGTGCTGGATGATTTGGAAGGTCAGGTAAAACGCATGCTTGATTATCTTGGGGTGCCGTTTGAACCCGGCTGCCTTAACTTTCATCAAACTGAGCGGTTAATAAAAACGCCCAGTGCCGAACAGGTGCGCCAGCCCATTAACCGCCAGGGGCAGGGGCGTTGGCAGCCGTATCAGGCACAGCTGGCGCCACTGCTAAAGCATTTTGATAATGCCTGA
- a CDS encoding GNAT family N-acetyltransferase: MAYKVQRVLWQEAQAQLKSLRKAVFVLEWRLPESAEFDELDNKAFHVLLLSQDDHPIATARLTQHGEIGRIAVLPKHRNTSVYNTLFAALLKQATSQNIEQIHVQSALDRVEYHRQKGFKPVGPVFMEAGIPMQKMVCQRQQFDAPDVRHIH; encoded by the coding sequence ATGGCGTATAAGGTTCAGCGTGTGCTTTGGCAAGAGGCACAGGCGCAGCTTAAGTCGCTGCGCAAAGCGGTATTTGTGCTTGAATGGCGATTACCGGAGAGCGCCGAATTCGACGAACTGGACAACAAAGCATTTCATGTTTTGTTGTTGAGTCAGGACGATCACCCTATCGCCACGGCACGGTTAACCCAGCATGGTGAAATAGGCCGTATAGCGGTACTGCCAAAACACCGTAACACCTCGGTATACAACACCCTCTTCGCCGCACTTCTCAAACAGGCTACCAGCCAAAACATTGAGCAAATCCATGTTCAGTCGGCACTGGATCGTGTTGAATATCACCGTCAAAAAGGGTTCAAACCTGTTGGCCCCGTCTTTATGGAAGCGGGAATCCCCATGCAGAAAATGGTTTGCCAGAGACAACAGTTTGACGCCCCTGATGTCAGGCACATTCATTAA
- the ydiJ gene encoding D-2-hydroxyglutarate dehydrogenase YdiJ, translating to MCERPALNLPVIPVESTLSDVYQAYIDGLRKSSFAGDIEYSYGSRLAVATDNSVYQKLPQAVVHPKGVNDLQTLGELANQHPAVKFSARGGGTGTNGQSLTDGIVVDMSRYMNKVLEINPEEGWVRVQSGVVKDALNDALRPFGYFFSPDLSTSNRATIGGMISTDASGQGSLVYGKTSDHVLELTSVLGNGEILHTQPISVSEAEEKATRSDTYGRILRQVLNTCRGKRQEILAKFPRMNRFLTGYDLEHAYDADNQRIDVSRLITGSEGSLVMVAEAKLSLTRIPKHTALVNIKYDSFESALRHAPRMIAAKATSVETVDSKVLNLARTDIIWHSIAELITDVPGKDMLGLNMVEYNSNDINEIEERIARLEEELTAAAKSGEYGVIGYQLTFERADINKIYAMRKKSVGLLGNTKGNKKPIAFAEDTGVPPENLADFIMEFRALLDSHGLQYGMFGHVDAGVLHVRPALDLCDVEQEKLMHQISDEVVALVAKYGGLMWGEHGKGYRSEYGPAFFGEELFAELRRIKGAFDPANKMNPGKICTPIASDDELVKVSDVKRATFDRTIPVAFKEAFKPAMDCNGNGLCFNYDTTSPMCPSSKITRDRRHSPKGRAGMIREWLRLLAQQGVDAASLSADQFKTSFYTRWKNTRSKEQDFSHEVLEVMNGCLACKSCSSQCPVKVDVPEFRAKFLSIYYQRYLRPLKDHLVANVEKLTPMMAKFPRITNLLMDNRVSQSALEKIAGYVDAPPLSVPTLASQAQAVATTFDMASLRAIPDAERGDYVLIVQDPFTSFYDAQVVADFARLIKALGKTPVLLPFKPNGKPMHVAGFLDKFAETASDTASFLNSVAELNIPMVGVDSPLVLCYRDEYKALGAARGDFTVHTVHEWLAEILAAEKAFDLPDAERANSTTMALFAHCTEKTALPKTEQIWQQVFAKVGQPVDVIKVGCCGMAGNYGHEAQNKSNSLGIYAMSWEQAVSRYKPAQIMATGYSCRSQVNRIENFKPQHPLQVLLQCITKK from the coding sequence ATGTGTGAGAGACCCGCTTTGAATTTACCGGTAATTCCTGTTGAATCAACTCTTTCTGACGTATATCAGGCTTATATCGATGGTCTGCGAAAGTCTTCGTTTGCTGGCGATATAGAGTATAGCTATGGTAGCCGCCTGGCAGTGGCTACCGATAACTCGGTGTATCAAAAGCTGCCGCAGGCGGTAGTGCACCCAAAAGGTGTTAACGATTTACAAACGCTGGGGGAGTTGGCCAATCAACATCCGGCGGTTAAGTTCAGCGCCCGGGGAGGCGGTACCGGAACCAACGGGCAAAGTCTTACCGATGGCATTGTGGTAGATATGTCGCGGTACATGAATAAAGTACTGGAAATAAACCCCGAAGAAGGCTGGGTAAGAGTCCAATCCGGGGTAGTGAAAGACGCATTAAACGACGCGTTACGACCGTTTGGTTACTTTTTTTCGCCGGATCTCTCTACCAGTAACCGCGCCACCATTGGCGGTATGATCAGCACCGATGCCTCAGGTCAGGGCTCACTGGTTTACGGTAAAACCAGCGATCATGTGCTGGAGCTTACCTCTGTGCTGGGCAACGGTGAAATTCTTCATACTCAACCGATCAGCGTTTCCGAAGCCGAGGAAAAGGCCACGCGCAGTGACACCTATGGCCGTATTCTGCGGCAGGTGTTAAATACTTGTCGTGGTAAACGGCAGGAAATACTGGCTAAATTTCCCCGCATGAACCGGTTTTTAACCGGCTACGATTTAGAACATGCATATGACGCTGATAATCAGCGTATCGATGTTAGCCGCTTAATTACCGGCTCTGAGGGCTCGCTGGTGATGGTGGCCGAAGCCAAATTATCGCTTACCCGGATCCCTAAACATACCGCTCTGGTTAATATTAAGTACGACTCATTTGAGTCGGCGCTGCGCCATGCGCCGCGTATGATTGCCGCTAAGGCTACATCGGTAGAAACGGTTGACAGCAAAGTGCTTAATCTGGCGCGCACCGATATTATCTGGCACTCCATTGCAGAGCTAATCACCGATGTGCCTGGCAAGGACATGCTGGGCCTGAATATGGTGGAGTACAACAGCAACGATATCAACGAGATAGAAGAGCGCATCGCCAGGCTCGAAGAAGAACTCACCGCCGCGGCCAAGAGCGGAGAATATGGTGTAATAGGCTATCAGCTTACGTTTGAACGCGCTGATATCAATAAAATTTACGCGATGCGTAAAAAGTCAGTCGGGCTGCTTGGCAATACCAAGGGTAATAAAAAACCTATCGCCTTTGCTGAGGATACCGGTGTGCCACCAGAGAACCTGGCCGATTTTATTATGGAGTTCAGGGCGCTATTAGATAGCCATGGCTTGCAGTACGGTATGTTTGGCCACGTTGATGCCGGCGTGCTGCATGTTCGACCCGCCCTGGATTTATGTGATGTTGAGCAAGAAAAGCTGATGCATCAGATCTCTGATGAAGTGGTTGCGCTGGTGGCGAAATATGGCGGCCTGATGTGGGGCGAACACGGTAAAGGCTACCGCAGCGAATATGGCCCCGCTTTCTTTGGTGAGGAGCTGTTTGCTGAATTAAGGCGCATCAAGGGCGCGTTCGACCCGGCGAATAAGATGAACCCGGGTAAAATATGCACGCCGATTGCCAGCGACGATGAGCTGGTGAAGGTCAGTGATGTGAAACGTGCCACCTTCGATCGCACTATTCCTGTTGCCTTTAAAGAGGCTTTTAAGCCTGCTATGGACTGTAACGGCAATGGCCTGTGTTTTAACTACGACACCACCTCACCCATGTGCCCTTCGAGTAAAATTACCCGTGACCGCAGGCACAGCCCCAAAGGCCGGGCAGGTATGATTCGCGAATGGTTACGCTTGCTGGCACAACAGGGTGTTGATGCTGCAAGCTTAAGCGCTGACCAGTTTAAAACCAGTTTTTACACGCGCTGGAAAAATACCCGCAGCAAGGAGCAGGACTTTTCACACGAAGTGCTGGAAGTCATGAATGGCTGTCTGGCGTGTAAATCCTGTAGCAGTCAGTGCCCGGTTAAGGTGGATGTGCCCGAATTCAGAGCGAAGTTTTTATCGATATATTACCAGCGTTATTTGCGTCCGCTCAAAGATCATTTAGTTGCCAATGTTGAAAAGCTGACGCCGATGATGGCTAAATTCCCGCGCATCACCAACCTGTTGATGGACAATCGCGTGAGTCAGTCGGCGCTTGAGAAAATCGCCGGTTATGTGGATGCGCCGCCCTTATCAGTGCCCACACTGGCAAGCCAGGCGCAAGCAGTGGCGACTACCTTTGACATGGCGAGCCTGCGCGCGATACCCGACGCTGAGCGCGGCGATTATGTGCTGATTGTGCAGGATCCCTTTACCAGTTTTTACGATGCACAGGTTGTGGCCGATTTTGCCCGGCTGATTAAAGCATTAGGTAAAACACCGGTATTGCTGCCTTTTAAACCTAACGGTAAGCCGATGCACGTGGCAGGATTTTTAGACAAGTTCGCTGAGACCGCATCGGATACCGCCAGCTTTTTAAACAGTGTTGCTGAGCTAAACATTCCTATGGTGGGCGTTGATAGCCCGTTGGTGCTGTGCTATCGCGATGAGTACAAAGCTCTGGGCGCGGCTCGCGGCGACTTTACGGTGCATACCGTGCACGAATGGCTGGCTGAAATCCTGGCCGCCGAAAAGGCCTTTGATTTGCCGGACGCTGAGAGAGCTAACAGTACTACCATGGCACTGTTTGCCCATTGCACCGAAAAGACCGCGCTGCCAAAAACCGAGCAAATCTGGCAACAGGTATTTGCTAAAGTGGGCCAGCCGGTGGATGTTATAAAAGTAGGGTGCTGCGGAATGGCAGGCAATTACGGCCACGAAGCACAAAACAAATCTAACTCATTGGGTATTTACGCCATGAGTTGGGAGCAGGCGGTATCACGCTATAAACCGGCACAGATAATGGCAACCGGCTATTCGTGTCGAAGTCAGGTTAACCGCATAGAGAATTTTAAACCGCAACATCCACTCCAGGTGTTGCTGCAATGTATAACAAAAAAGTAG
- a CDS encoding acyltransferase family protein, with the protein MKRVAELDGVRGLAAIAVVIYHYFYRYDELYGHDFTLSNFFELSYYGHFGVHLFFIVSGFVIYWTISRSTNPLDFIWSRFSRLYPPFWVALIVTFVALAVFSLPDREVDVSTFLLNSLMFHEYLGVKHVDGVYWTLTLELAFYFWVLVIFWTGNIQYIERILIVWMCCATILTLQYVDIQIIGRVRKFLLLDYIELFAAGICFYNYKSKTYTRLTHVVMTLSVMSLYFSYSVKTATALCVFYLLFMLITIDKAKFLKVKLLTYFGSISYALYLVHQNIGYIVIRKFYAQGLNPFLGILLAFALSILIASLIMFYIERPSLRVLRGFYKNNEKVHSLRDKFKKLT; encoded by the coding sequence GTGAAGAGAGTCGCAGAACTGGATGGTGTAAGAGGGCTCGCTGCTATTGCCGTTGTGATTTACCACTATTTTTATCGTTATGATGAACTGTACGGTCACGACTTTACATTATCGAACTTCTTTGAGCTCAGCTATTATGGCCATTTCGGTGTTCACTTATTTTTCATCGTAAGTGGGTTTGTAATTTACTGGACTATCTCGCGATCCACGAATCCATTAGATTTCATTTGGTCACGCTTTAGTCGGCTCTATCCCCCTTTTTGGGTTGCTTTAATAGTAACCTTTGTTGCTTTGGCTGTTTTTTCTCTGCCTGACAGGGAAGTTGATGTCAGCACTTTTTTGCTAAATTCACTTATGTTTCATGAGTATTTAGGCGTGAAACATGTTGATGGGGTTTATTGGACACTCACCCTGGAGCTAGCCTTTTATTTTTGGGTGTTAGTTATTTTCTGGACTGGCAACATCCAGTATATTGAAAGAATATTGATAGTTTGGATGTGCTGCGCAACGATATTAACACTGCAATACGTTGATATTCAGATTATCGGCAGAGTCAGAAAATTTCTACTCCTCGATTATATTGAGCTTTTTGCCGCTGGAATTTGTTTTTATAATTATAAGTCAAAGACATATACCCGCCTGACTCATGTTGTTATGACATTGTCTGTTATGTCATTGTATTTTAGCTACTCGGTTAAAACTGCGACTGCTTTGTGCGTTTTTTATTTGCTTTTCATGCTAATCACTATCGACAAGGCGAAGTTTCTTAAAGTTAAATTATTAACTTACTTTGGTTCTATTTCATACGCACTGTATTTAGTGCATCAGAACATTGGCTATATCGTAATCCGTAAATTCTACGCGCAGGGTTTAAATCCCTTTTTGGGGATATTGTTGGCTTTTGCCTTATCGATACTTATTGCCAGCCTTATTATGTTTTATATTGAGCGGCCAAGTTTACGCGTGCTACGAGGCTTTTATAAAAATAATGAGAAAGTACATTCATTGAGAGACAAATTTAAAAAACTGACATAG
- the ppsR gene encoding posphoenolpyruvate synthetase regulatory kinase/phosphorylase PpsR translates to MRTAFYISDGTAITAEVFGHALLSLFPTEFNHKTIPFVETEEQAYAVIEKISESFQDTGERPLVFYTVVNPDVRRVVARSVGINYNFLDQFVAPLEKVIGVPSKPEKHRTHSIHEKTYDIRIEAVNYALANDDGSNLKDYHEADIILVGVSRSGKTPTSLYLALQYGIKAANYPFTEDDMGDMLKLPPALRQFKSKLFGLTIEAARLSQIRSERRANSRYASLQQCRMELREVENLYRKEKIPFLNSTKFSIEEISAKILAETGLQRRKY, encoded by the coding sequence GTGCGCACCGCATTTTACATATCCGATGGCACTGCCATCACTGCAGAGGTGTTTGGCCACGCTTTACTGTCACTTTTCCCTACAGAATTCAATCATAAGACAATTCCTTTTGTTGAAACCGAAGAACAAGCCTACGCAGTGATCGAGAAAATATCTGAAAGTTTTCAAGACACCGGAGAGAGGCCGCTCGTTTTTTACACAGTAGTAAACCCTGACGTCCGTCGTGTCGTTGCCCGTTCTGTAGGGATTAACTACAATTTTCTCGACCAATTTGTAGCGCCACTGGAAAAAGTCATTGGTGTGCCATCAAAGCCCGAGAAACACCGCACCCACAGTATTCACGAAAAAACCTATGATATTCGTATCGAAGCGGTGAACTATGCTCTGGCAAACGACGATGGCTCCAATTTAAAAGATTACCATGAGGCTGATATCATTTTAGTTGGGGTTTCCCGTTCTGGCAAAACCCCCACCAGCCTTTATTTGGCCCTGCAATACGGGATAAAAGCGGCAAACTACCCGTTTACCGAAGACGATATGGGCGACATGTTAAAGCTACCGCCAGCGTTGCGTCAGTTTAAGTCAAAGTTATTTGGCTTAACCATCGAAGCGGCGAGGCTGAGCCAGATCCGTTCGGAACGCCGGGCTAACAGCCGCTACGCGTCGCTGCAACAATGCCGGATGGAATTACGGGAAGTGGAAAACCTGTACCGCAAAGAAAAAATCCCTTTCCTGAACAGTACCAAGTTTTCTATTGAAGAGATCTCGGCCAAAATACTGGCCGAAACCGGCTTACAGCGGCGTAAGTATTAA
- a CDS encoding DUF4826 family protein, whose translation MTANALTEEQIQAWAREQFQRANKFLAERGIVYDSVFAEDCRYLVPFVAVWKIKALDKQVYWVITGDVPLDVTYFDSADNAREAMKYFSMHWQLKAENLEVNNTANDSSQTEYIELLRTKAEQLYALQDNDAMWGTGSAN comes from the coding sequence ATGACAGCAAATGCATTAACAGAAGAACAAATACAGGCCTGGGCCAGAGAGCAATTTCAGCGGGCGAATAAATTTCTTGCCGAACGCGGGATCGTATACGACAGCGTGTTTGCTGAAGATTGCCGTTATCTGGTGCCGTTTGTTGCGGTATGGAAAATTAAAGCGCTGGACAAACAGGTGTACTGGGTAATAACCGGCGACGTACCGCTGGACGTAACCTATTTTGACAGTGCTGACAACGCCCGTGAGGCGATGAAGTATTTCTCCATGCACTGGCAGCTCAAAGCAGAGAACCTGGAAGTGAATAATACCGCTAACGACAGCAGCCAAACCGAATACATCGAACTGCTGCGTACCAAGGCTGAGCAACTTTATGCACTGCAAGACAACGACGCTATGTGGGGAACAGGTAGCGCGAACTAG
- the ppsA gene encoding phosphoenolpyruvate synthase codes for MQEYVLWYQELGMHDVNRVGGKNASLGEMISNLANAGVKVPGGFATTAYAFNEFLEQSGLDAKIHEVLDALDVDDVSALAEAGKNIRQWIVDTPFQGKLEEEIRSAFVDLQGDAGEQASFAVRSSATAEDMPDASFAGQQETFLNVKGYEAVIEAVKHVYASLFNDRAISYRVHQGYDHKGVALSAGIQRMVRSDIASSGVMFTIDTESGFDDVVFVTSSLGLGEMVVQGAVNPDEFYVHKPTLDKGKPAIVRRNLGSKLTKMIYSADQSHGNQVTIVDIDPAESKQFSLTDDEVMALARQAQIIEKHYDRPMDIEWAKDGVDGELYIVQARPETVRSREDAQSIERFQLKGTAGIICEGRAIGHKIGAGVAKVLGSIDEMDKIQAGDVLVTDMTDPDWEPIMKKAAAIVTNRGGRTCHAAIIARELGIPAVVGCANATESIATGDKVTVSCAEGDTGYIYNQELEFDVTTSRIDSMPDLPLKVMMNVGNPDRAFDFARLPHKGVGLARLEFIINRMIGVHPKALLNFDSQPPELQSEINDMIAGYESPTEFYIQKLVEGISTIGAAFSPEKVIVRMSDFKSNEYFNLVGGYQYEPDEENPMLGFRGASRYISEDFRDCFALECEAIKRVRNDMDLTNVEIMIPFVRTVEEGQQVIELLKGQGLVQGENGLRVIMMCELPSNALLADKFLDIFDGFSIGSNDLTQLTLGLDRDSGLIAHLFEERNEAVKALLSMAIQAAKRRGKYVGICGQGPSDHEDFAAWLVDEGIDSVSLNPDTVVETWLYLAEQHK; via the coding sequence GTGCAAGAATACGTACTTTGGTATCAAGAGTTAGGCATGCACGATGTTAATCGTGTGGGCGGTAAAAACGCATCGCTCGGAGAGATGATTTCAAACCTGGCCAATGCTGGTGTAAAAGTACCCGGAGGATTTGCCACAACAGCTTATGCATTTAATGAGTTTCTCGAACAAAGCGGATTGGATGCCAAAATCCATGAGGTTCTCGACGCCCTCGATGTTGATGATGTCAGCGCCCTCGCTGAAGCCGGTAAAAACATTCGTCAGTGGATTGTGGATACGCCTTTTCAGGGCAAACTCGAAGAAGAAATCCGCAGCGCGTTTGTCGATTTACAAGGCGACGCCGGCGAACAAGCCTCCTTTGCTGTGCGGTCATCGGCCACCGCCGAAGACATGCCCGACGCGTCGTTCGCAGGTCAACAGGAAACTTTTCTTAATGTAAAAGGCTACGAAGCGGTCATCGAGGCAGTCAAGCACGTGTACGCGTCGCTGTTTAATGACCGGGCTATCTCGTATCGGGTACACCAGGGCTACGATCACAAAGGCGTGGCGTTGTCGGCTGGCATACAACGCATGGTACGCAGCGACATTGCATCCTCCGGAGTCATGTTTACCATCGATACCGAATCGGGCTTTGACGATGTGGTATTTGTCACCAGTTCACTCGGTCTTGGCGAAATGGTCGTGCAGGGAGCCGTAAACCCTGACGAATTTTATGTTCACAAGCCAACCCTCGACAAAGGTAAGCCGGCCATCGTGCGCCGAAACCTGGGCAGTAAGCTGACCAAAATGATTTACTCTGCCGACCAGAGTCATGGCAATCAGGTCACCATTGTTGATATCGACCCTGCTGAAAGTAAACAGTTTTCACTTACCGACGATGAAGTTATGGCGCTGGCGAGACAAGCGCAAATCATCGAAAAACACTATGACCGGCCGATGGATATCGAATGGGCTAAAGATGGTGTAGACGGCGAACTGTATATTGTTCAGGCGCGTCCGGAGACGGTACGCAGCCGTGAAGATGCCCAGTCTATTGAGCGCTTTCAACTTAAAGGCACTGCCGGGATTATCTGTGAGGGCCGCGCTATCGGTCATAAGATTGGTGCAGGTGTTGCCAAAGTGCTTGGCTCCATTGATGAAATGGACAAGATTCAAGCCGGTGATGTACTGGTGACCGACATGACCGATCCCGACTGGGAACCGATCATGAAAAAAGCCGCTGCTATTGTCACCAACCGTGGAGGCCGTACCTGTCACGCCGCGATCATCGCCCGTGAGCTGGGTATTCCGGCAGTAGTCGGCTGTGCCAATGCCACCGAATCGATTGCGACCGGCGACAAGGTGACAGTGTCTTGTGCTGAAGGCGATACCGGTTACATTTATAATCAGGAACTGGAGTTCGACGTGACCACATCACGCATTGACTCAATGCCGGATTTACCCCTGAAAGTCATGATGAATGTGGGCAACCCGGATCGGGCTTTCGATTTTGCCCGACTGCCCCACAAGGGCGTTGGCCTGGCACGGTTAGAATTTATTATTAACCGCATGATTGGGGTTCATCCCAAGGCGCTGCTTAATTTCGATAGTCAGCCGCCAGAGCTGCAGTCCGAAATTAACGACATGATTGCCGGTTATGAGTCGCCCACCGAATTCTATATTCAAAAACTGGTAGAGGGTATTTCTACCATTGGTGCGGCCTTCTCGCCGGAAAAAGTCATTGTGCGGATGTCAGATTTTAAGTCTAACGAGTACTTTAATCTGGTGGGCGGCTATCAATACGAGCCAGACGAAGAAAACCCCATGTTAGGCTTCCGCGGCGCCAGTCGGTATATTTCCGAGGACTTCCGCGATTGCTTTGCGCTTGAGTGCGAAGCCATTAAGCGGGTACGTAACGACATGGATTTAACCAACGTTGAAATTATGATCCCCTTTGTGCGTACCGTGGAAGAAGGTCAACAGGTTATCGAACTGCTCAAGGGGCAGGGGCTGGTGCAGGGCGAAAATGGCCTGCGCGTTATCATGATGTGTGAGCTGCCATCCAACGCGTTACTTGCTGATAAGTTCCTCGATATCTTTGACGGTTTCTCGATTGGCTCTAACGATTTAACCCAGCTCACACTGGGACTGGATCGGGATTCAGGGTTAATTGCCCATTTATTTGAAGAGCGTAACGAGGCGGTAAAAGCACTGTTGTCCATGGCTATTCAGGCCGCAAAAAGGCGTGGCAAGTACGTCGGTATTTGTGGGCAGGGGCCGTCTGATCACGAAGACTTTGCAGCGTGGTTGGTAGACGAGGGTATCGATTCGGTTTCACTCAACCCTGATACCGTGGTTGAAACCTGGTTGTATTTAGCTGAACAACACAAGTAG
- a CDS encoding tellurium resistance protein TerC, giving the protein MTGHGLKVLRLTLGAVLFLGGLVLTLLPGSILLVIGGLLLMSYDWPRARSWLMFFQRQMSRSARRLDQILLNRKLRKARIR; this is encoded by the coding sequence ATGACAGGGCATGGATTAAAAGTATTGAGATTAACCTTAGGAGCAGTGCTGTTTTTAGGCGGCCTGGTGCTTACACTTTTGCCTGGCTCAATTTTACTGGTGATTGGCGGCCTCCTGTTGATGAGTTATGACTGGCCCAGAGCCCGCAGCTGGTTAATGTTTTTTCAGCGCCAGATGAGCCGCTCAGCGCGCCGCCTGGATCAAATTCTGCTCAACCGTAAATTACGAAAAGCGCGCATTCGATAG